The following proteins are co-located in the Candidatus Competibacteraceae bacterium genome:
- a CDS encoding AbrB/MazE/SpoVT family DNA-binding domain-containing protein has protein sequence MPASDQIVERRARLFRNGRNQAVRIPREFELPGDEVILYKDGERLIVEPVKKPTHLLELLATLEPIEEAFPDVDAGLPALDDIQL, from the coding sequence ATGCCCGCATCTGATCAGATCGTCGAACGCCGCGCTCGCCTGTTCCGCAATGGCCGCAATCAGGCCGTGCGCATCCCGCGTGAATTCGAGTTGCCGGGCGATGAAGTCATCCTCTACAAAGACGGCGAGCGCCTGATCGTGGAACCGGTGAAGAAACCGACTCATCTCCTGGAACTGCTGGCGACGCTGGAACCCATCGAAGAGGCCTTTCCCGACGTGGATGCGGGACTGCCAGCGTTGGACGACATCCAGCTATGA
- a CDS encoding type II toxin-antitoxin system VapC family toxin, with amino-acid sequence MNGPRYLLDTNIVSDLARHPGGPVMQRIAAVGVEQIGISSIVACEVRFGAMKSGSQRLAQRVKLLLDQIATFPMESPVEEHYAEIRDTLERAGTPIGPNDLLIAAHARSSGLTLVTNNMREFSRVPGLLVENWLANTA; translated from the coding sequence ATGAACGGCCCACGCTATCTGTTGGACACCAATATCGTATCCGATCTTGCCCGGCATCCCGGCGGACCGGTGATGCAGCGCATCGCGGCGGTCGGGGTCGAACAAATCGGCATCAGCAGCATCGTCGCCTGCGAAGTGCGCTTCGGCGCGATGAAAAGCGGATCGCAACGCTTGGCGCAACGGGTAAAGTTGCTGCTCGATCAGATCGCGACATTCCCGATGGAATCGCCGGTCGAGGAGCACTACGCCGAGATTCGCGACACGCTGGAGCGCGCGGGCACGCCCATTGGCCCCAATGACTTGCTGATCGCCGCCCACGCCCGATCGTCGGGGCTAACCTTGGTCACCAACAACATGCGCGAGTTTTCCCGCGTACCGGGACTCCTGGTCGAAAACTGGCTGGCGAACACCGCCTGA
- the glgX gene encoding glycogen debranching protein GlgX, protein MISPSSTVVWPGRPYPLGANWDGEGVNFALFSEHAEQVVLCLFDARGKHEVEQIPLREQTGRVWHGYLPDARPGLLYGYRVQGPHRPEEGHRFNAHKLLLDPYAKAIVGQIQWSDAQFGYRIGGRTEDLSFSTRNSAPGMSKCLVADTAFFWGDDRPPRIPWHDTLIYELHVRGFTMRHPDVPTNLRGSYAGLACGPVIDYLKALGVTAVELLPIQYFIDERHLLDRGLRNYWGYSPLGYFAPDPRYAATDNPVAEFKSMVKSLHSAGIEVILDVVYNHTAEGNQLGPTLSFRGIDNASYYRLSPEHPRYTMDYTGCGNTLNTAHPRVLQMVMDSLRYWVQEMRVDGFRFDLAATLAREADGTIDQNGTFMDVVQQDPVLSQVKLIAEPWDVGENGYQVGQFPVGWSEWNGKYRDVVRDYWRGEGGLIGELAYRLTGSADLYQHNGRRPPASINFITAHDGFTLYDLVSHNERHNEANGENNQDGDSHNRSWNCGAEGDTNDPAVLALRLHQRRNLLATLLLSQGVPMLLAGDEVGRTQRGNNNAYCQDNELSWLDWDLAWLKENRELLVFTQHLIQIRQRHPTFRRRHFFRGIHGDGVRDILWFNPDGREIDDDEWTHDYARCLGLYLPGNGLGDWDERGHALEDDDFLVLVNSHHEEIPFMLPILRDGSPFEVLIDTALPQGRPVSGDEHPAEEPYPVQGRSLVLLKHRRRRLS, encoded by the coding sequence ATGATCAGTCCATCCAGCACCGTTGTCTGGCCCGGTCGGCCGTACCCATTGGGCGCGAACTGGGACGGCGAGGGCGTCAACTTCGCGCTGTTTTCGGAACACGCCGAGCAGGTGGTGTTGTGTCTGTTCGATGCGCGGGGTAAGCACGAAGTCGAGCAAATCCCCTTGCGCGAACAAACCGGTCGGGTTTGGCACGGTTATCTGCCGGACGCCCGACCCGGCCTGCTGTATGGCTACCGGGTGCAGGGACCGCATCGGCCGGAGGAGGGCCACCGTTTCAACGCCCACAAACTGCTGCTCGATCCCTACGCCAAGGCGATCGTCGGCCAGATTCAATGGAGCGACGCCCAGTTCGGCTACCGGATCGGTGGTCGCACCGAGGATCTGAGCTTCAGTACCCGTAACAGCGCACCGGGCATGTCCAAGTGTTTGGTGGCGGATACCGCCTTTTTCTGGGGCGACGACCGGCCGCCGCGGATACCCTGGCACGACACCCTCATCTACGAACTGCATGTGCGCGGCTTCACCATGCGCCATCCCGATGTGCCAACCAATCTGCGCGGCAGTTACGCCGGGCTGGCCTGCGGGCCGGTGATCGATTATCTCAAGGCGCTGGGGGTCACGGCGGTGGAGTTGCTGCCGATCCAGTACTTCATCGACGAGCGCCATCTGCTGGATCGCGGCTTGCGCAACTACTGGGGCTACAGCCCGCTCGGCTATTTCGCCCCGGACCCGCGCTACGCCGCCACCGATAATCCGGTCGCCGAATTCAAGAGCATGGTCAAGTCGCTGCACTCGGCCGGCATCGAAGTGATCCTCGACGTGGTGTACAACCACACCGCCGAGGGCAATCAACTTGGCCCGACCCTGAGTTTTCGCGGCATCGACAACGCCAGTTATTACCGCTTGTCGCCCGAGCATCCACGCTACACCATGGATTACACCGGCTGCGGCAACACCCTGAACACCGCCCATCCCCGGGTGTTGCAGATGGTGATGGACAGCCTGCGCTACTGGGTGCAGGAGATGCGTGTGGACGGTTTCCGCTTCGACCTGGCCGCCACGCTGGCGCGGGAAGCGGATGGCACGATCGATCAGAACGGCACATTCATGGACGTGGTCCAGCAGGACCCGGTGCTGTCGCAAGTCAAGTTGATCGCCGAACCGTGGGATGTGGGCGAAAATGGTTATCAGGTCGGCCAGTTTCCGGTCGGCTGGAGCGAGTGGAACGGCAAGTATCGCGACGTGGTGCGTGACTACTGGCGCGGCGAGGGTGGATTGATCGGCGAGCTGGCCTATCGCTTGACCGGTTCCGCCGATCTGTACCAGCACAACGGCCGTCGCCCGCCCGCCAGCATCAATTTCATCACCGCCCACGACGGTTTTACCCTGTACGATCTGGTCAGCCATAACGAGCGCCACAACGAAGCCAACGGCGAGAACAACCAGGATGGCGATTCGCACAACCGCAGTTGGAATTGCGGGGCGGAGGGCGACACCAACGATCCGGCCGTGCTGGCGCTGCGGCTGCACCAGCGGCGTAATCTGCTGGCGACCCTGCTGCTGTCGCAGGGCGTGCCGATGCTGCTGGCCGGCGACGAGGTCGGCCGTACCCAACGTGGCAACAACAACGCCTATTGCCAGGACAACGAACTCAGCTGGCTGGATTGGGATCTGGCCTGGTTAAAGGAGAATCGCGAGTTGCTGGTGTTTACCCAGCACCTGATCCAAATTCGCCAGCGGCATCCTACCTTTCGCCGCCGGCATTTTTTTCGCGGTATCCATGGCGACGGAGTCCGCGACATTCTTTGGTTCAACCCCGACGGCCGCGAGATCGACGACGACGAGTGGACACACGACTACGCCCGTTGTCTGGGGCTGTATCTGCCCGGTAACGGATTGGGCGACTGGGACGAGCGCGGACACGCGCTGGAGGACGACGATTTCCTGGTGCTGGTCAATTCCCATCACGAAGAAATCCCGTTTATGCTGCCGATCCTGCGGGACGGCTCGCCATTCGAGGTGCTGATCGATACCGCCTTGCCGCAGGGTCGCCCGGTCAGCGGCGACGAGCATCCCGCCGAGGAACCCTATCCAGTGCAGGGCCGCTCGCTGGTGCTGCTGAAACATCGCCGTCGGCGGCTGTCCTGA